Proteins from one Impatiens glandulifera chromosome 2, dImpGla2.1, whole genome shotgun sequence genomic window:
- the LOC124927364 gene encoding COP1-interactive protein 1-like, with product MTKSRWRESLRSFGRQVDHDNSDQLKNTKLGIQHFPSKPPQLLDHWRHWNSSLTRTMQYKALQSALFPERGLSWCKQPDGANHASLVPRNEIDNKVSDIMKLIKTKKGETEDKNSNKESKLIQLVEDIHKQYHLLHSLYDNLAGELIEKARIAEQETSISNYSSDSDSYYSTDNMSGKNSPRIEITTPKTKEEFKTPSSELAELRNRLSIVTDEKEAIGHDYSSSQTKLQELEKMIKEMEERNSGLQNHITEHENTHSSLLNRIEETDGISRSKMELLTAHSNDLQLELDNIRSQKSQLEEKNNEASSRVKNIMDQVSFLQQEVHSLNSQKIESNEKLETTSALNSNLETELNNLKSETYNHEHVIETLREENKQLKQSWDKKIDEASSELRKNLEDQIRFLSRRIKVAEQLHVENSEVYRTARDKYLDSDSMKLVAWTASEMMNELNTAAMKFEEYSEHLLNRISSTSCAVVFAKEWTRRKRKEAKEVEAEIQGLIRELHLREEEVLGYREKVWKVENKVRKLEKVVKEKEEGMMALGEEKREAIRQLCVWIDYHRSSRDYFKRVLSNKGCNSS from the exons ATGACAAAGAGTCGCTGGAGGGAATCACTTAGATCATTCGGTAGACAAGTTGATCATGACAATAGTGATCAATTAAAGAACACCAAACTAGGTATACAACATTTCCCATCAAAACCACCTCAATTGTTAGATCATTGGAGACACTGGAATAGCTCTTTGACTAGAACCATGCAATATAAAGCTCTTCAATCAGCATTGTTCCCAGAACGAGGATTATCATGGTGCAAGCAACCGGATGGAGCTAACCACGCTTCACTTGTTCCTAGAAATG AAATAGATAATAAAGTTTCAGACATTATGAAGCTCATAAAGACAAAGAAAGGAGAAACAGAAGACAAGAATTCCAACAAAGAATCCAAACTTATTCAACTCGTGGAAGACATTCACAAACAGTATCATTTGCTGCATTCACTTTACGATAATCTCGCTGGAGAGTTAATAGAAAAAGCCCGTATTGCAGAACAAGAAACATCAATCTCAAACTACAGCTCAGACTCGGATTCATATTACTCCACAGACAACATGAGTGGAAAAAACAGTCCCAGAATCGAAATCACCACCCCGAAAACCAAAGAGGAGTTCAAAACCCCAAGTTCAGAGCTGGCCGAGCTGCGAAACAGACTGAGCATTGTCACAGACGAAAAGGAAGCAATCGGCCATGATTATTCATCATCCCAAACCAAACTACAGGAACTAGAGAAAATGATCAAAGAAATGGAGGAAAGGAATTCTGGGCTACAAAACCACATCACAGAGCACGAAAACACGCATTCCTCTCTTCTGAACAGGATTGAAGAAACCGATGGCATTTCAAGATCCAAGATGGAGCTCTTGACCGCACATTCAAACGACCTTCAACTCGAATTGGACAACATTCGATCCCAAAAATCCCAACTGGAAGAAAAAAACAACGAAGCGTCGAGCAGAGTAAAGAACATAATGGATCAGGTCAGTTTCCTTCAACAAGAGGTCCATTCATTAAACAGTCAGAAGATAGAATCCAACGAGAAGCTTGAGACAACAAGCGCCTTAAACAGCAATCTAGAAACAGAGCTAAACAACCTGAAAAGCGAAACATATAATCACGAGCACGTCATAGAAACATTAAGAGAGGAGAACAAGCAATTAAAACAATCATGGGATAAAAAGATCGACGAGGCATCATCCGAACTCCGTAAAAACTTAGAAGATCAAATAAGATTCCTAAGCCGACGAATAAAGGTAGCCGAACAACTCCACGTGGAAAACAGCGAGGTCTACAGAACGGCAAGAGACAAATACTTGGATAGCGATAGCATGAAGTTGGTAGCTTGGACAGCAAGCGAGATGATGAACGAACTAAACACGGCGGCGATGAAATTCGAGGAATACAGCGAGCATTTACTGAACAGGATATCGAGTACATCATGCGCGGTTGTGTTTGCGAAGGAATGGACGAGGAGGAAAAGGAAGGAAGCGAAGGAAGTGGAGGCAGAGATACAGGGATTGATAAGAGAGTTGCATTTGAGGGAAGAAGAAGTGTTGGGGTATAGAGAGAAAGTATGGAAGGTGGAGAATAAAGTGAGGAAATTGGAAAAGGTGGTGAAGGAGAAAGAAGAAGGAATGATGGCTCTTGGGGAAGAGAAAAGAGAAGCTATCAGACAGTTGTGTGTTTGGATTGATTATCATAGAAGCAGTCGGGATTATTTCAAAAGGGTTCTTTCTAATAAGGGATGCAATTCTTCATGA